One stretch of Qipengyuania gelatinilytica DNA includes these proteins:
- a CDS encoding division/cell wall cluster transcriptional repressor MraZ, with amino-acid sequence MQFGGYSGQAYSPAGDKGRFVLPPLFRKAVKESSDGRVLCLMKHPTWNCLTGFGLSRKTELDAQLDREEELAYKVGRDFDRDTRASQLFGFVEMPFDDSGRFVMPEHLRQLGRIEDGLYFQGGGRFFTLWNPAQLAEMGDDWASAKAACESFLAEAKAKGK; translated from the coding sequence GTGCAATTCGGAGGGTACAGCGGTCAAGCCTATTCGCCTGCAGGCGATAAGGGCCGCTTTGTGCTTCCGCCGCTGTTCCGCAAGGCCGTCAAGGAAAGCTCCGATGGCCGCGTGCTCTGCCTGATGAAGCACCCCACCTGGAACTGCCTCACCGGCTTCGGCCTCAGCCGCAAGACCGAACTCGACGCCCAGCTCGATCGCGAGGAAGAACTCGCCTACAAGGTCGGGCGCGATTTCGACCGCGATACCCGTGCCAGCCAGCTTTTCGGCTTCGTCGAAATGCCCTTCGACGACAGTGGCCGTTTCGTCATGCCCGAACACCTGCGCCAGCTCGGCAGGATCGAGGATGGCCTCTACTTCCAGGGCGGTGGCCGCTTCTTCACCCTGTGGAACCCTGCGCAGCTGGCCGAAATGGGCGACGACTGGGCAAGCGCCAAGGCTGCCTGCGAAAGCTTCCTCGCCGAAGCGAAGGCGAAGGGCAAATGA
- the rsmH gene encoding 16S rRNA (cytosine(1402)-N(4))-methyltransferase RsmH: MSEAPHIPVLLDEVIEALDPQPGDVLIDATFGAGGYTRALLERGATVHAFDRDPDAIASGRTWRKTEENPPRLILHPHRFSEMLEVMRDAGVESVDGVVMDIGVSSMQLDQAERGFAFSSDGPLDMRMSQEGESAADFLNTAEEGTIADVIYQYGEERQSRRVARAIVAARPLATTGELARVVRKALGYKPTDKKDPATRTFQAIRIHVNGELDELSQGLSAAEHLLREGGRLAVVSFHSLEDRIVKRFLREASSTPSASRHVPLVAQVDPVFSGVSKAIKPGEAEIARNPRARSSVLRHAVRTATPAREAA; encoded by the coding sequence ATGAGCGAAGCACCCCACATCCCCGTCCTCCTCGACGAGGTGATCGAGGCGCTCGACCCGCAGCCGGGCGACGTGCTGATCGACGCGACATTCGGCGCGGGCGGCTACACCCGCGCGCTGCTAGAGCGCGGCGCGACTGTGCATGCCTTCGACCGGGATCCCGACGCTATTGCCTCGGGTCGCACCTGGCGGAAGACGGAGGAAAATCCGCCCCGCCTGATCCTCCACCCGCACCGCTTCTCCGAAATGCTGGAGGTCATGCGTGATGCGGGGGTCGAAAGCGTGGACGGCGTCGTGATGGATATCGGCGTGTCGTCGATGCAGCTGGACCAGGCCGAACGCGGCTTCGCCTTCTCGTCGGACGGCCCGCTCGACATGCGCATGAGCCAAGAAGGTGAAAGCGCTGCCGATTTCCTCAACACCGCCGAGGAAGGCACGATTGCCGACGTGATCTACCAGTATGGCGAAGAGCGTCAGTCTCGCCGCGTTGCGCGCGCGATCGTCGCCGCGCGCCCGCTGGCGACGACAGGCGAACTGGCGCGCGTCGTGCGCAAGGCGCTGGGGTACAAGCCGACCGACAAGAAGGACCCGGCCACGCGCACATTCCAGGCCATCAGAATTCACGTGAACGGCGAGCTCGACGAACTGTCCCAGGGGCTGTCGGCTGCCGAACACCTGCTGCGCGAAGGGGGCCGCCTTGCGGTGGTCAGCTTCCACAGCCTCGAAGACCGGATCGTCAAGCGCTTCCTGCGCGAGGCATCCTCAACCCCGAGCGCCTCGCGTCATGTCCCTTTGGTGGCGCAGGTCGATCCGGTCTTTTCGGGAGTTTCCAAGGCGATCAAGCCGGGCGAGGCGGAAATTGCGCGTAATCCGCGTGCCCGTTCCTCGGTGCTTCGCCACGCGGTCCGCACTGCGACACCTGCAAGGGAGGCGGCATGA